One Candidatus Binatia bacterium DNA segment encodes these proteins:
- the aroF gene encoding 3-deoxy-7-phosphoheptulonate synthase, whose translation MVIVLHRDATPEQRHAVEARLRDLGFQVVYSPNGTQVTMAAVGEGTIPPLDEMRSLAGVEEVRRIPSPFKLASRAFRKETTIVRVGDVEIGGNAIVLMAGPCTIESEEQLVKTGAAVRAAGARIMRGGAFKPRTSPYSFQGLGEEGLKLMRRVADMHGLLVISEVMDKSQIALMDKYVDIFQVGARNMQNYPLLRELGSVERPVLVKRGLAATVDEWLMSAEYVMSGGNDRVLVCERGIRAYETYTRNTLDLNAVAVAKSLSHLPVIVDPSHAAGIRDKVPPLARAAVAAGADGLLVEVHYDPERAICDGPQSLFPDQFAELTGQIRMIAEAVGRSL comes from the coding sequence ATGGTCATCGTCCTTCATCGCGACGCCACGCCCGAGCAGCGCCACGCGGTCGAAGCGCGCCTGCGCGACCTGGGATTCCAGGTCGTCTACTCCCCGAACGGGACGCAGGTGACGATGGCCGCCGTGGGCGAGGGGACGATACCGCCGCTCGACGAGATGCGCTCGCTGGCCGGCGTCGAGGAGGTCCGCCGCATCCCCTCGCCCTTCAAGCTCGCCAGCCGCGCCTTCCGCAAGGAGACGACGATCGTCCGGGTGGGGGACGTGGAGATCGGCGGAAACGCGATCGTCCTGATGGCGGGACCCTGCACCATCGAATCCGAGGAGCAGCTGGTCAAGACGGGCGCGGCGGTCCGCGCGGCCGGGGCGCGCATCATGCGGGGCGGCGCGTTCAAGCCACGCACCTCTCCCTATTCGTTCCAGGGTCTCGGGGAAGAGGGGCTCAAGCTGATGCGGCGCGTCGCCGACATGCACGGACTCCTCGTCATCTCCGAGGTGATGGACAAGAGCCAGATCGCCCTCATGGACAAGTACGTCGACATCTTCCAGGTGGGCGCGCGGAACATGCAGAACTATCCGCTGCTCCGCGAGCTGGGCAGCGTGGAGCGGCCGGTGCTGGTGAAGCGCGGCCTGGCCGCCACCGTGGACGAGTGGCTGATGAGCGCCGAGTACGTCATGTCGGGGGGGAACGATCGCGTGCTGGTGTGCGAGCGCGGCATCCGCGCCTACGAGACCTACACCCGGAACACCCTCGACCTGAACGCGGTGGCCGTGGCCAAGTCGCTCAGCCATCTCCCGGTGATCGTGGATCCGAGCCATGCCGCGGGGATCCGCGACAAGGTGCCGCCGCTCGCGCGTGCCGCGGTGGCGGCAGGTGCCGACGGACTCCTGGTCGAGGTGCACTACGATCCCGAGCGCGCCATCTGCGACGGCCCGCAGTCGCTCTTCCCGGATCAGTTCGCCGAGCTCACGGGGCAGATTCGCATGATCGCCGAGGCGGTGGGGCGCTCGCTGTGA